The Ascochyta rabiei chromosome 18, complete sequence DNA segment GAAGAATGCAACGGGCAAAATCATCCTAGCGTGCTACTGGCCCGAGGACAAGACCTCGCGCATCCTCATTAACCAGCTGACCAAGCGGCTGCCGGACATCAAGAGCCTGGGCGTCACGGGCGTGTACAGTCTGGATGTGTATTCGCTGCCCAAGATCGCCGAGGAGTTGGATGTCACGTTTGTGCCGACGTTGATGTGGTGagtctttttttctttttcttttctggGCTTCTCTTTGGGATTCACGGCGGCGTTGGAGGGCTGGCTGATGCGGGATAGGTTTGATGATAGGATACAAGATGCGCTGGTTTGGCATGATGGGGTGAGGGTGGAGGGGGAGAAGGTCAGTGGTGGTGTGCAGAGGGTGTTGTCGAGGATTGCGGAGAGTGGAATGGAGAACGATGGAGGTGATGCGTGGGAAGGAACGGGAGGGGTGTATCATGGTGTTGGATCGTGAGGTCATTAGCTTGATTATATGCATTGGTGAATACAGGTAAAGACTTATTCTATCTAACAGGACTTTCTGGTATCTCGGTGTCTGACTCACCGACTTCTTTCATCCAGGTTTCGTCAAggtcttcgtcttctccCGTCTCGTCGGTCTCTAGCGCGTCTGCTTTCTTTCTCCGCTTTGGCTTGAACATTGCCGCGATCTCTTCCTCGCCGTAGGTGCGCAGGCTGAGTTCTTTCATCAGAGTAGCCCATTCCAGATTGGTGCGGCAGCCTGGACATGAGCCTTCCATAGGCATCAGAGCGCCTTCAGAGTTGTCGTCTTCGAACAAAAATCTTTTCGATAGGCATGGCAGATGGGAGACCGTGTTGCAGGTTTCGACCGGACAAACGATGAGCATAGAGGTTGACTTTTCGGCTGTCTTCTTGCAAACACCGCAAGTATGTGCTTCGTCGTGATGCAGGGTGTTCATGGACTTCTCGACGTATGGCTTGCAGTCCTCATACGCAACAGGTATATTCCGTATGATGTCCGGGATGTAGTGCGACCCAACCTCTGCCCATATCTCTGGCGCAAGCCTCGGCATCTCAGCAGGCGTGACTTGAATAGTGACGCTTTCCCTCAGCCTTTGCGTCATTCTCGCAGCATGCCGTTCCCACTGCTTGAACACGTCCAGCGCAAAGAATCGCAGATGCAGCGGCCATCTTCGAAAACTGTCTACCCCAAGCAAATGATGCAGGTTTTTTAGCCGGGCTTCTAGCGACATTGGTGGTCTTTTTCTCCTTCCAGATGCGGCGGGCGCAGCTTTCTTGCCTTTTTGCAGCTCTACAGCACGGGCGTCTCTAACGTCCCGGTCGATATGTCTAGTCATGTGGGTGTTCTGCCACGCCCACTCGAACTGTAACGCAGCAAAATGCGAAGGGAAGCCAGTGACAATACACGTCATCTCCCACGGCCGCTTTCCCTGCATCGCAGTGCGCTTCGCGCCGCCCTTGCTCGTGCCATTGTGCTGGCCGAGGCGACGTGCAGGATTTGGGGTACTGCCGATGTAATAGGATTTGCGATTCGTCGAGCGGAGGAGATAGCAGCAGTAGAATGCCGGAATGGGCTTGCTCTCGATTTTGAGCAGTTCTGCCATATGCATCCGATGACAGCTGGATGCAGTGTAGTTGATCGTTGACCCAATGCGGATATGCGGCTGCTGGGATTGGAACGAGGCCCTGCTGATTGGCCGTAGACGGAGGCTCGGGGACGTCGCAGGCCGGACAcccttgctgctgctgaccTCAGGTCGTGGTCGGCACAGCGTGTTCGGTGTTGAAGTGCAGATGAATTGCTGGTATGCGTCTCACAGAGCTAGATGTACAGCTGCACGCTTTGACGATGTTTCGATGATATCTTGACGAAGAATGGGCGCTAGAGTGTGGTGGCAAGTGTAGCGCGCACCAAATACTCCAGGCCACAACAGCGCAAAACAGATGTTGCTTTGTTCTCCTCAGGGCTGGGACCAGATGAAAAGCTCGATACCGGTGCTATGATGTCAAGGGTGCGCGCTCCATCAGAAATTGCAGCGGTTCCTCCAAGTGAGGTGGATGTGTAGCGCAGCCTTGGGTCCAATCGGCAGCTACCTGTCTAAGCCTGGCAACGACCACCTTTCGCACATCACGTTGCAAGGCTTCTTTCTTTCGTCGTAGGTGCGCAATGAAGCATGGTTCGATGGTTCGATGATTCGACGATTACTTTGCAGAATAATGCAGAGATGCAAAATCGACCTGCACGCGCTCGGCACTCAAACAGAGTCATCGTTACGAGGGTAGCAGTGCTCCGCATGTTCTTTGGGCTGGTTCTGGGACTGGTTCGAACGCTAGTGCACATCGTAACCCTCACACTTCCCCAACTCGCTGCTCGCCATTTCCTCTCCTTCACACCACCTACCGAACGCCGCCCGGCACTGCTGCCTCGCTGCTCGACGACCTTCACCAGTGCACACGACTGTTGCAGGGCGTCCACACGCTCTTTTCCACCAGACTTCTACTGCAAGAAGCCGTATCCGGTCCAAGGCAGTCGCCTGCCAATACGCAGGTCCCATGCCTGCAGATATCTTCCCACGATAGCCCGCGCAATCACCGAGGAACAGTCCTCAATCGACCGCCGCACCTCCGAATCTCTCCCAAGAACCGTTACGCATTCAAAATTCGCCTTTCTCGACCATGGTCGACTTCATGTCACCGAGTGGACCTCCGACCGGCGCAACCATAACCACCTTTCGAGTCGCGGCGGACGGCGGCATGTCTGACGGAGGGTCATCAGCACCAAAGTCGCGCATGGGTGGCGCTGCGATGCCTCCCGCGACCGGCGCACAGCCAAGTGGGCCAAGCATCATTCCCTTGAGCGCACGCAAGGCAGCGCCGCTGGACCTGGCGACTGTCGAGCGCAGGGGGCACAATGCGCCGAACAACCTACCGCCCAAGCCCCAGCGCATGTTTGGCCTGCAGGAAGCCCCTACCTACAGGCCGACTGCTGAGCAGTTCAAAGACCCGGTCGCGTACATGCAGAGTATACGAGAGGAGGCGCAACAGTACGGCATCGTCAAGATTGTGCCACCGGACACATGGAACCCGTCGTTTGCTGTCGACACGGAACGCTTCCACTTTCGCACGCGACGACAGGAGTTGAATTCTGTCGAGGGTGGAACACGTGCCAACTTGAACTACCTCGACCAGCTGTCCAAATTCCACAAGCAACACGGCCACAGTCTGACCCGTTTTCCTAGCGTCGACAAGCGCCCACTCGATCTGTACAAGCTGAAGAAGGCCGTTGAAACTAGAGGTGGCTTCGAGCGTGTCTGCAAGCAGAAAAAGTGGGCTGAGATTGGCCGCGATCTTGGCTACAGTGGCAAGATCATGTCTTCGCTCTCTACATCACTGAAGAACTCGTACCAGAAATGGCTGCATCCATATGAAGAATATTTGCACGTCGCAAAGCCTGGCGTGCAGCAAATGCTCGAGCACGAACACGGCGGGCCCTTCACACCATCGCCTGCACACTCCCCACTGAAGAAGCCGGCGCAGGGTACACCTACAACGAACACCCTTGAGTCGCCTGCAATAAAGGCCTCAGCGGCGCTGAACGCATCACTGCATGTTGACGCTGTGCCCACGCCACCTGAGCTACCGCGACCAGCAGTCTCTTCGGGTTTTACTGCTGTCAACTCAGGAGGCTTCACACCAGTCAACGGAAGTACAGCGCCAGCTCCCTCGGCAACGCCAGCAACGAACTCCTTCTCCGCGGTCAATACCCCGAGCGGACCGCAAAGGGACTTCATTGACTCACGAACATCAACACCGCTGCGCAATGGCGACAGTCCCATGCTTTCAGCCTATAACACACCGGATCTGAGGCCAACCGCACATGGCCTGACACCGTTGTCGAATTCTCACGCCTTCAACCAACTAAAGCGTACGCTGTCTCAGGATGGAGAGAGCAGCATGAACGAGGACGGCGACGAAGCAAACGGCCGTCGCAGCAAGCGACTGCGAAAAGGTAAGCACACATGCATGCAGACGCATGCAGAGCGACCTCGCTTGACACATCCCTGCTATGCTTTGGCCTGCGCTGTCGTCTTATTGGTGGTAATTACGGCTAACAAACCGACTTACAGATGCGCCCACCGTTGCTGGCTCGCACATGACGCAGCCTCGCCAGTCTACACCGGGTAACACCAACCCACGCGTGCGGCCTACGAACGATCGTCCAGGAGAAGTATGTAAACTCGCCTTGCGTAGACACAAGCACTCGCTAATATATACAGCGTTGCGAGAGCTGCGGTACCGACAACGACCCAACCAACATTCTGCTGTGTGATAGCTGCGACAACGGATACCATGGCTACTGTCTTGATCCGCCAATTCGTGGCGTTCCTGCGTACGATTGGCACTGTCCACGTTGTCTTGTTGGAACAGGCGAGTTTGGCTTTGAGGAAGGCGGTATTTACTCGCTGAAGCAGTTCCAAGAGCGGGCGCAGAGCTTCAAGCAAGCCCACTTTGCCGGCAAAACCCTCTCCGATCCCGTCACGAACGCACAACAGCAGCCAACAGAGGACGACATCGAGAAGGAATTTTGGCGGCTAGTCGAGAACCTGACAGAGACTGTCGAGGTTGAGTATGGAGCGGATGTACACACGACGACACACGGCAGTGGTTTCCCGACCATTGAACGCAATCCAAGAGATCCGTACTCGACCGATCCATGGAACCTGAACATCTTACCCTACGCACCGGACTCACTCTTCAGACACATCAAGTCCGACATCTCGGGAATGACGGTGCCATGGCTCTACGTTGGCATGGTGTTCTCTACCTTTTGCTGGCACGCCGAGGATCATTATACATACTCGGCGAATTACCAACATTTCGGCGCTACAAAGACCTGGTACGGCATTCCAGCCGAAGATGTGGGCAAGTTTGAACAGGCCATGCGTGAGGCCGTGCCAGAGCTTTTCGAGACACAACCAGATCTTCTGTTCCAGCTGGTAACCCTCTTGACGCCTGAGCAACTAAAGAAGGCTGGCGTTCGGGTTTACGCACTCGATCAGCGTGCGGGAGAGTTTGTCATTACCTTCCCGCAAGCCTACCATGCCGGCTTCAACCATGGCTTCAACTTCAACGAGGCTGTCAATTTTGCCCCGAGCGATTGGGAGCCATTCGGAGAACACGGGGTTCTTCGCCTTCAGGAATACAGACGGCAGCCTTGTTTCTCGCATGACGAACTACTCTTGGCAGCAGCTACGCGAAAGGACATAACAATTAAAACGGCGAAGTGGTTAGGTCCGGCTCTCGAACGAATGCGCATCCGCGAAGGCCGCATACGCACAGCATTTCTGGAAGCACACAAGACGTCGCGTCCGCACACCTGCAGACTGGACGGTAGTGAAGGTCCTGGCGAACACAAGCTAGCTCAGTGTCAGCTTGAATTCGTTGTGGATGACTCCGACATGCTTGAAGAAGAGTTGATCTGCGCTTTCTGCAAAACATACAGTTACCTGTCTCGGTTCTATTGCCGCAGCACCAAGAAAGTGCTGTGTCTTCAGCACGCTGGGCTGTTTGAATGCTGTCCAGGCAGTCTCGTGGACAAGCGCTACCAGGGAGATGGGGGCGAACATGTTCTCATTCACCGCATGACCGACGATGCTATTATGTCTGTTGCGCAGAAAGTTGCAGACAAAGCAAGCCTACCGGAGGCCTGGGAGGCCAAACTGGAAGCTCTAATGGCGGAAGGACCTCAGCCCCAGTTGAAAGTTCTTCGCACTCTGCTGAATGAGGGCGAGAAGATCGACTGGGAGCTGCCTGGGTTGCCAGATCTCAAAGATTTTGTCGAAAAGTGCACTGAGGTTGCGGAAGAAGCCATTGCCTACATCACGCGAAAACAACAAGCCCGCCAGAAGAATGTGCGGACAGGTAGGGTCAGGGGGGCCAACAAGGCAACTGAGGCTGAAGACAAGGACCGTGAATATCGCAGCATGGAGAATATCCAGAAGCTTCTCACAAAAGCCAAGGGCCTTGGTTTCGATTGCCCAGAAATCACTGCACTTCGCGAGCGTGCGCAAAGCATTGCAGAGTTCCAGGATAAAGCACGCATAGCCCTCCGCGACCGCCCATCACAGCAGAGTATCACTCGTCTAGACGAGCTTCTCGAAGAAGGCAAGTCGTTCAGCGTGGATGTGCCGGAGTTGGAGTCGCTGGAGAAGGTTGTCCAGCAACTCAAGTGGCTGCGAGAAAGCGATGAGTTCAAGTACAAGCCCGCCACGACTCTACAAGAGGTTGGGGAGCTCATCGCTCGCGGTGTCGAACTGAGTATTCCCGAGAACCATCCCGAGATACAGTTTTTGCAGAGCAAAAAAGAGCAAGGAGAGTTTTGGGAGACCAAAGCCAAAGAACTCATGGCCGTCGAAAATGTTCATTACCAGCAGCTGGACGCCCTGTCCAAGCAAGCTGCTAGTCTGCCTGTCACACCGGAAACTCGAGCTGCAGTGGATGCGATCTTGAAGAAGCAACGCGATGCGCAGGACCTCATCATGTCGCTCTTCGAACGAAGCAAGAACCCCGACTTCCGTCAACGACCGATGTACATGGATGTGCGCACTGCGATGGAGCAGCTGAACGCCCTCAACAGCAAGCCAGCAGGTACGATTGATCTTGAGAAAGAGCAAAAGCGACACGAAGATTGGATGCGTCGGGGCAAGAAGCTCTTTGGCAAGGCGAACGCACCCCTTCACATCCTTCATGCACATATGAAATCGGTGGATGAGCGCAACCGGTCATGCTTCGATCTGTCTGACCAGCCGCGCATGCCTGTGGAGCCTGCTTCACGTGAGGCCAGTCCTGTGGATGGGGAAGAAGTGGACGGCTCTGGTTCTAGCCGCGATGTTTTCTGCATTTGCCGAAGGCCTGAAGCTGGTATGATGATAGAGTGTGAACTCTGTCATGAATGGTAAGTCCACGGATGTTCCGTCAAGCTGAACGGCCACTAACACATGGTAGGTACCATGGCAAGTGTCTCAAGATTGCACGTGGCAAGGTGAAGGAAGACGACAAGTACACATGTCCCATCTGTGACTACCGTGTCAAGATCCCCCGCGATGCCACACGACCCAAGCTCGAAGACCTGCTGGTCTGGCAAGATGAGCTACCCAACCTGCCATTCCAGCCGGAAGAGGAGGAAACTCTGGATTCCATCATCGACCACGGTTCCAAGTTCCGTGACTACGTTCAGCAGTACATCAACCCGTTGATGTCAAGTCCCGACGAACTTACCACTCAACGCTTCTACCTGCGCAAGCTTGAGGGTGCCGATATCCTTCTTTCCAACGAGATCAACTTTTTCCGCCAGGAACTGCACAAATGGGCTCCTGTTGCACCTACAGCGCCACCCATCCTACAGGTCTCCTTGTCCACTCGCAAGCCTCGACCGACGAAGCAGCAGAAGCTCATGAATCAGCTCGGCATCTCCAACCCAGACGATCTGCCACCACACCTGCGGACAAAGACGCATCAGTTCAAGCGCAAAGAGGGGGAGGTGGGCAAGCCTGAGGGTCTGAACGCTAACCCAGATCCCTCGCACACGCCCCCGGGTGAACCTCGCCGTGAGTCAGGCGAGAACGAGTACTTCAACTCGAACTCGGCATCTGCTTACAACAACTCGCCTACCTTTGCTACCAATGCGCCGCTGAACTTTGGTGGTAGCTCTTCCATTGCGGCGCTGGACCCAGGTCTCTTTGAAAGCTCGGCACAGGTACCGACGAGTCCGATGCAGGACCTGTTCAAGAGCTCTGGCAACGGACAAGAGCTGTTCGGCGAAGCGATGGAGATGGGTGGTGGCCAGGCGGAAGAAGCCTTGGCTGTCACAGAGGGGAACAGCTACCTGGATTAGGTGTCCACCGTCTTCAACGTTCCAGAGTCCCCGCGGGGCTCCTGCTAACCCCTCGATGGCGGTTTTACTTGGGCTCTGCTGCACATGGACGGACCTTGTACAACATGTtttttctcttttctttttgtTTTTAGGGACGGCGTTGTTGTTCTAGTTCCTCGCACATGTATTTGTTCTGATCATTTCAAGGGCAGTTGTATGAAGCATGAAGGCTTCTCCAGGCTGTCCATGTCGAGGCATGTGTGTACTGAGGGCACAATGGCTTGAACGGTCTGTTTGTCGCATTCGAGCAGGTGTTATGGGGTCATGGTGGCGGCTAGGGGGCCGAGATACCCACTGGAAAGGCGTACTGTGTACTCTCTTGTATCTTCACAGTCGAGCAATGGACGATGCAGCATCTCTGTAAGCTGTGCGTGGTGCTTTGTTCTGCAGGTGCCATGTCGCAGTCTCCTAAAGTGCACTGTTGGTCTGAGTGGGTTGGGGCCAGTGCTTGGCAACTTCGAAAAAGATGGAGAGCGGTCCGAGCAAGGGCTAGGACTACGACTTCGGACGACATCTCACCATGCTGCCAAGTAGAGGGCTGCGGCCCGCCCAGTTGGCTCCCTTGGCCTCGCGCCAATCGACACATGTCTATTCGAATGCTTCACGAAAGGTGCGCATCCCACGAGGACGACGACTGGCCCCCGGCTCCACACCACACCTCCGCCTCCGCATGCCGCAGGGCAGCCGTGGCGGACATGGAGTCATGCGCGCCCACGTCTGCGGCACAGTCGTTGCTGTGGCCTAGCAGAGAAGCTTACTGACGTGTGGCCTGCAGTTTTCTTCCCTTCCTCGGACTGCCCGTCTCCCACCCTCGTCCCGCGCAGGCCCACTGTCGGCCCAGTCGAGGACGGGCGCTGGCGCAAACTCGCACATGGCCCCGAAGGCATCGTCTGTCCGTTACGCATCTTGGTACGCGCCTTGGGGCTGGGGTCGCTCCAGCACGCCCGGCGCCGGCGACCTGCCCGTTGAAACCGTGCCCATTGCCGACTTCTCCAAGGCACCCACGCCAGCCTTTGAGCCTCAGGTGACCACCGCCACGCCCGAGATGGCGCCCGCAGGCATCGACAAGCCCGCCGTCACCGAGAACGCCATTGCCTCCGCCGAGGGCTCCTCTTCGACGCTCGATGCGCAGACACTGGACGAGCTACTCAACACCGACCCCGTCAAGGACGTCATCCCCAGGGCGGACATGGACCCCACACAGCTCATCGACCACCCGGGACAGCTGGCGGAACTGGGCTTGGACTACGGCTGGGGCGTCACAACCATGTTCGAGAAGCTCATCGAGTCCATATACCTGCAGAcgggctggggctgggcaGGCACCATCATGGCGACCACGGTCGTCGTGCGCAGCGGCATGTTTGTCTTCCAGGCCCTCAGCTCCGACAAGATGGCGGCCATGGCGGCCCTGAGCCCCGTCACCAAGCCGCTGCAGGACAAGCTGTCAGCGGCGCTCGCGGCAGGCGACAAGCAAAAGGCAGATCTGTACAAGATGCAGCAGGCAGCCATCATGAAGCCTCACATGGGTGGCATGGCCTCGATGGCAGGTTTCACCGCTATCCAGGCCGTCGTTGGTTTCTGTGCCTTCCGACTGCTGAGAGCCATGGGTGAATTGCCGGTCCCGGGAATGGCCCACGACGGTTTCTTATGGTTCACTGATCTCACTTCCCGCGATCCCTACTTCATTCTGCCAGCTACCACCACCTTCATCATGTACCAAGTTTTCAAGGTACGCCGACACTCCACCCGCACGCATTCGCACAACGCTAACTCTGTTTACAGCGTGGAGGTGAGACGGGTGTTGCAGACGCGACAGGACAGGCTGCCCAGCGACAGAAGCTCATGACCGGTATGGCCTTCTTCATCGGTCTCATCACCGCTTTCCAGGCGTCCGCGCTGCAGCTCTACTTCCTCGTCTCCGGTATCCTCGGTGCCGGAACAGGCTACCTCCTCAAGCAGAACGGCTTCAGACGCATGATTGGCATTCACCTCCTTCCCAAACCAGAGAGCAACGAGCTTTTCACAAAGGTGGTCAAGGGCGAGCTCAAGCTCAAGGACATCAAGGGTCCTGACGGCAAGATCCGCTACCAGCCCCCAAGCCAGCTGAAGACCAAGTCTGCTCTCGGCACAACACGCCGCAACGCCACCCTGGCCGGTGGTGCCATCAAGATCAAGGAGGGAACGACTATCCCACTGCACATGCGCGCCGAGCAGCCCAAGGTGGACAAGGAGTTCCCTGACCGCGACGCCGACTTCGACCAAGGCCCCAAGGGCAGCCTGGCGGAGAAGATGGACTACTACCGCCGCAACTA contains these protein-coding regions:
- a CDS encoding Slx4p interacting protein; translation: MHMAELLKIESKPIPAFYCCYLLRSTNRKSYYIGSTPNPARRLGQHNGTSKGGAKRTAMQGKRPWEMTCIVTGFPSHFAALQFEWAWQNTHMTRHIDRDVRDARAVELQKGKKAAPAASGRRKRPPMSLEARLKNLHHLLGVDSFRRWPLHLRFFALDVFKQWERHAARMTQRLRESVTIQVTPAEMPRLAPEIWAEVGSHYIPDIIRNIPVAYEDCKPYVEKSMNTLHHDEAHTCGVCKKTAEKSTSMLIVCPVETCNTVSHLPCLSKRFLFEDDNSEGALMPMEGSCPGCRTNLEWATLMKELSLRTYGEEEIAAMFKPKRRKKADALETDETGEDEDLDETWMKEVGESDTEIPESPVR